In Drosophila yakuba strain Tai18E2 chromosome 2R, Prin_Dyak_Tai18E2_2.1, whole genome shotgun sequence, a single genomic region encodes these proteins:
- the LOC26534773 gene encoding uncharacterized protein LOC26534773 codes for MLNRLLKKIKSSRGLKSQALKDGKKLSKGNCKCEPSACKCGKRRQRQQQLKMFVSQLRRRDNVSSVILF; via the exons ATGCTGAACcgtttgttaaaaaaaattaaaagttccAGAGGATTAAAGTCGCAAG CTCTTAAGGATGGAAAAAAGCTGAGCAAGGGCAATTGCAAATGCGAGCCATCAGCCTGCAAATGTGGAAAACGgcgacagcgacagcaacaattgaaaatgtttgtgTCGCAACTTAGGAGACGCGATAACGTATCAAGTGTAATATTGTTTTAG